The Hordeum vulgare subsp. vulgare chromosome 7H, MorexV3_pseudomolecules_assembly, whole genome shotgun sequence DNA window tctattttgttgcattcTTTCCTTTTAAGCCGGTGGCTTTGGTAGTAGCATATTGCAATTCAAAGAAACCGAGTAGATGTCATGTTAGTTTAATTTGGTTGGGTTGTGGGTTACAAGGGTGATTTTTCCAATCCGCGCTTCCACATCGTGGCGACCCAATCCGGTTTTTGAGTTGCATGTAACTATCCATAGCGCCGTGGGCCGACGTGTGTAAATTAACACAAGGAAAATTGAGGATGCTTGAGGGACGTGTCTCGTTTAAGGCAGATTATTCCTTTAGCGGGGAGAGGTGTTGCTAACTTTGTCGATACTCATGTTCCTGACTCGGACGCTTACTCAGCAGACATCATGTTAGCGCATGCTGTTTTGTTGTGATCGGTGCTTCTTAAATTAGGATAGCACAAGGCCGTGGAAAAAATTGTTCGAAAGATCAAGCTAAGTGGGCCGTCGATGTGGGATGCCCACCTCTCGCAGTAtatctggccaaacgggccgggtCAAACAGACCGACATGCGGCCACGCCGGCACGACCCGTCATGGGCGAGGCACGACACGACTTAAACAGACCGGGCCTGAAGGGTGGGTATGCGGACCAGCACAACACGGTccgtttattttttatatatattttcaattttttaaatATACATACACATAATATACAATTCAATAGCCCTAAAAATGAGGCCACGAGCCtaaaaacatactccctccgtacctaaatataaatcttttaagatattttaataggtgtctatatacggaacaaaataaatgaatctataccctaaaatatacatccatatgtagttcatTAATGAAACTCTTAgaaagaattatatttaggaacggacggAGTACGACTCAATATACTAAACATGTCAACATGCCGTTTAGTAACGGATCATGGCTGGACCTGGCAGAGCACGACCCGATTACTAATTGCCTATGCAGGCCGTGCTCGTGCcggggccgggccgggccgggccacCCGTTTGGCCAGTATGTGGTCTACTCGCAGCGGTCCGCGGCCCGCCTGCAGTCCAGATCCGATCCGCGTCCACGACGAGCGCGCACGTCACGTGGCAaccccatcaccaccaccaccaccaccgcctgctcctccttcccctcgtctcctcctcctcctccaacccCGACGAGACCGACCCGGCGACCGATCCGGCGATGGGGTTCCTGGTGACCTCCGCCATCTTCTTCTTGGCCGGCTTCATCGCCTGCATGTTCTCGCTCCTCTGCTGCAACCGCGGCGCCTCCACCAACATGTACGTcaaaccctctctctcccccccccccccccttcctccTCCGATCCCGCTCCATCCGGTCCGTCTCGCCGCCGTTCAAGTCCCTGGATGGCGCCGGGGGCTTCGGATCTGGCGGAGGCGGGGTTCGACCggccctcccctccccttcccGCCGGATCGCGGCGCGCGATGGAGAGCGGGCTCGATCTAGGGTTAGGCTGGGCCGTCAGGTCTGGTAGAGCTTGCCCGCCTGAGATCCGCGGGCCGGTGGATGCCTGCTCGGCGTCGCGTGATCTCCGGCCGGGCTCTTGGTAGAGTGGCTGGATCGTTGGGTTGGTGCTGTGGGCTATGTGGAAGCCGCAGCTATGCGCTGAAAATCCTGTCCAATGCTTCGAGCCATTGCCGGGTTTGGGTCTAGTAGAGCCTCTGCAAGACGAATTCAGACACAATTGGGGGAAAATAGCAGCTTTGCAATGTTGTGCTGCTTCTGCACATACAGCAAGTTCGCCTAAGTTAGTGCTGGTTAATTGCATATAAATTGACACCAACCGAGTAGACATGCTACATAGCAACGATTTTATATGGTTTGCACTATGCGTCGATGCATTCTTCAATTTAAgtcaattattgttgggcaaagaCGAATCTGTGCATGCCTGGAAAACCTTGGGCTCACTGTTACATTCTCTGATGCGTCTACCTCTGCACTCATTTATATGCATCCATTAATTTTGTATAGCCTGTTAGCTAATGGTCTTCGCTCTTGCTATGCAGATTCCATTTGACTCTGGTTATTACCGCTACAGTTTGTTGTTGGATGATGTAAGTTCTGATCCATTTTACCCACACGCACATTTGGTTTCTCCTTTCTTCTTACACTAAGATTGCCCCCATCAACTGTTGACGTCCTGCTCatatcatttaaaaaaataaTGCTCATATCAAAATTTATGTTACAGACGTGCAATTGTGACATGAAAATTTGTGGCCATTTAACTTGCACTCTACTTGACATCATGTGGCATAAAGTATCTGTTGGCTTGCACTAGTTATTCTTTTAGTGCCAAGATGTCTGTCAGTTATTCTTTTAGTGCCAAGATGTCTGTCAGTTGTCCAATATAAATAATGATCAATAAATCTGGTATACAACAAATGGTATTATTTATAGCAGTGCAATAAAAGATTGCCTAGATTTGCCTAGGAGCTGGGCGACCACGGAATGCCTAGCGCTTAATCATGTTTGGCTTGTGCCTATGTGTTCCTAGCCATGCACGTACACGAGATATGCGCTATGAAGTGGCAAAACACACACTTGGTGCTTCTTTTTTCCTTGATTTGTAGTACAACTCATACGTACATATTTCTCTCAACTTGTTCTTGTAATATCTAATATGCATGTTGTTCAATGTTAGTTCACATTTGATATATGTAGCATAAGCCATAATATTTCTAGTTTGGTACTCAGAGTAAATAACTTGATCAAGTGAAAGGGGTTATCTACTGATTTTTTTTGGTTTCCGTAGAAATCAAATGTTAGTTCTGTGACCCTCCATCCAGGCATAATATAACACCAAGATGTCTGTCAGATTTGGGCCAATATAAATGATGACCAATATATCTGGTATACAACGAATGGTATTATTTGTAGCAGTGTAAAAAGAAAAAGCTCGCCTAGGCCTGCGCTGAAGTGTGCCTAGGTGTTGCATGACAACAGCATGCCTAGCACTTAATCATGATTGGATAGGCGCTATGAAGTGGCAAAATGCAAACTTATGGCTTTATTTCCTTGATTTGTAGCTCAACTCGCCCATACATATTTCACTCAACTTGTTCTTGTAATATGCATATGCGTGCTGTTCAATGTTAATTCACATAGGATAAACCAGAATATTTCTAGTTCAGCACCCAGAGTATATAATTTGATCAATTGAAAGAGGTTATGtacctttttttttgtttccgtAAAAGTCAATACTGTTACTTCTGTGATCCTCCAGGCACAATACACTAAATTAGACGCCTGTGTTCCAATTAGTTTGATAGGCTACCTGGGAATCCAAACCCAGTATTTAAGCCTTGTGAAAATTGTATTTTTCTTTGTCGTGCAATATATTTCGTACTAATTAGTTTGAAGGTTTTGGTTCTAAGATTTTTTCTGATTAAAATTAGTCATGAGAATTCTCTTACCCATGCAGCTTGCTTATTAGAATCATTCCTGCCGCTGTTTTCCTAATTTTTGCTACAAAATTAGAGCACAAATAGTTCTTGGAACCTGAAGAAAGAAGTGACTCAAATCTTACTTTTCTTACTTGTGGTGCCATTATTTTCTGTGCACACCAGTTTTTCCTACTTCTCTTAACTTTCCTGTTGCAAATTTTCGTATATTCATAAGAATTGACTGAGCTCATCCTTGCATTCACGAGCCTCTTCTTGGTATGGTTATTACATGCTGCTTGTCTCATCTCTTCTTTGTTCACAATTCATTAATCTTTCTCTGCAGGTGGGCAATCGTGTACCTCGCGCAGATGAAGCCTTTGATCAACCCCATCCTGAGCGGCGAGTGAGCCCTGCCCCGAAGATAATTTAAGATCCGCTCACAATGTATCATTATTCGGTTGAGAACCTCTATTCATTTTGTTGCCATGACTGGAATAAAGAACCTGCTGTGAGATTTTGCTACTCGTCCGTCCTCCGAAGACACTTCCGAGGAGGCACGCTGTGATTAGTGTATGCAAATTGTATTATATACACAATAATAATAATGATGACGATTCTGTTTATCCATCCCGCCGCCCCTCTGCTCTTTGGTTGGATCTCTTGAACCGCTTGTCGTGCCGCCATATTTGCTCCGATTTGCAAATTTGTGTGGGATAGCTACCTTTTCAGTTGGAACAAAATGTGCTGCCTGAAACTGTTTTTGGTAGCGCAGCCTGGTTTTACAGAGCGATGTCTGATTTAGCATGTAGTGTGATCTTAGTTTCAAGGATGCGAGAATTCGTTCATAAAGAAAAAATCAGGATCCTTGTCATCAAACACATAATTTTCCTTTTCAAAAAGAAGCTCTTCAAGTTTTTATGTAGAGTATAAAAAGTTAATGACCACTATTCTTTTGAGAATCTACTAATAAAGTTCGAATGCTCAGCACATGGGCCAAGCTAGCGTCCAAAACGAGCCCAGATCTAGGCCCGTAGAGCCCGGCCCATTTACAACTCAGTCCTCCCCTGGTCTCTGGTAACTCCGTCACACTCCCCACCCACCCAGATCTCCACTGCGCCGATCGATCCACCCACCCTCCCTCCCAGCTCCGGCCGCCGGCGATGGCCGTCGACGACCTCCTCCCCTTCCCCGTCCCGCCGTACGCGCCGCAGGTCGCGGCGTCGCTGGCCCTCGCGGCCGCCGCCCACTTCCTCCACGTCCCGTCCCTCCTCCTCTACGCCGTCCACACCTACATCCACCCGGACGCCGTCCCCTCCACGGGGCCGCGCGCCGTCCTCCGCCCGCCGGGCTCCGCCGCGCCCTCCGGCAAGCGCGGGGGCGGGGCCGCCCCGGCCTCCGACGGCTCGGCGCAGCTCTACCGCCTGCGCCTCTCCCACGCCACGCTCGCCTCCCGCCCGCACTTCGCCGGCTTCCACCTCTCCCTGCTCCTCCCGCTCGCGCTCCTGCCCCCGGcgctcctcctcccgccgccccGCTCCCCGGCCGCCCCGCTCGCGCCGCTCCTCCCGCTCGCCTTCCTCTTCGTCGCGCTCCTCCGCCAGGTCGCGctcgcctcgccgccgcgccCGGCGCACCTCGTCGCCTCGCTCGCCGCGCTGCTCGCCGCCACCGTGCTCTCCTCCAGCCCCTTCGCCGGCTCCGTCGCCTCGCTCGCCGCGCTCCCCGCATGGCGCTTCGCGCGCGCCTTCTGGCTCGGCACCGACCAGCCCCGCACCGGGCTCGCCGTCCTCGCATCCTCCGCCCCCGCGCGCCTCCTCCTTCACCTCGCCGTCCTcgtctcctccgccgcctccatcCTGCAGTGCTGCGGGTTCGTTGACGGTCCCGAGCTGGAGGTCAAGCTGCTGGCCGCCGCGGCCGGCCTGCAGCTGCTGGCATCCAGGGCCGCCGTGCAGATGTACCTCAACGAGGCCGTCTTCTGCTGGTACCAGCGCCTGCACGCCAACCGCGCACCGGACACAGAGTATGGTCGCGCGAAGGTGTTCCTGCACAACCATCATCTCTGCGCCGCGGCCACACAGTTCGTCGCGCCACCGCTGCTCGTGCTCTCGTTGCTCGCACTGTGGTGGGTGCAAGGGAAGGACTTCTTTGAGGGCGTGGAGGGGCTGGACTGGCTTGTCGGGTGGTCGGTCGCCATGAAGGAGGCGGCATTGCTTGCAGCCCGTTGGGTTGTGGCGGTGTGGTCGGCGGTGACCGTGGGTGCGCTCGTGGGCTACAAACGTGGATGGCTGTTCGTCTTGTGACCGGCCACGCCTCTTAGATCGCTTGCTGAGTGATTGGTTCCGATGGAGTTGTATTTAGCCAGATTCCACGCCGGATGGCTGGAGTTTTGAGAGGACGGCACGAGTTTTTGGTATGCACTTCTTTGTTGTGGGATCAATGTTGGGTTGAAACTTTGATTTTGTTGAGGCCCTTCTTTACTGAGAAGCAATGTAAGATCAGCTTTTTTTTTTGTTTACATTACACTGTTGGGCTGAGATACTTCACAATCAGAAACTGACTGGTCAGTCACCCTGTTGTACTCTCACTGTATCCTCTTTCATAGATACCAATGAATCATTTCTTTTTCAGTTGGAATGAACATGTAGCTTGTAACATGATTCAAAATCATCTGAATGCAAGTGGTTCAGCGTGTAATTTTCTGCTTCCAGTTGAAGGCAAGAAACTGCTCTTCTGTGTTCTGTCTCAAATGTGTTGCTATTGGAACATACTACTATGTATTTGAGTGGCAGACTGTATGCCAGCATTGAAACATTTTTTTTTCTCTGAGATAGcatatactccatccgttccaaaataagtgtcaacCACGACACTTGTTTTTTAATGGAGGGAGTCGAAAATTAAGATTTGAAttatcatctactccctccgttcctaaatacaagtctttttagaggtttcactagaggactacatacggatgtatctagacatactttagagtgtagattcactaattttgttttgtatgtagttccctaatgaaatctctaaaaagacttatatttaggaacggagggagtagatgtaaATCCTTATAGAGTAAGATAGTTTATCACAAGTCCAGTCTACATGTTGCCGCTCTTGTGCTCCATAAAATCGGCAGTAACCTATTTTTTGGTTATGTAGGTAGTAACCTATTGGCCTGATTACATTTCTATATTTGTGTGTCTGTTCCAGTTTACTTCCCTTTCTCAAATAATTTACTTGTTCCACCTATGTGTAACAGTTTTAGCTTCTTGCAGTGCATGTCTGTGGAAGTGGCAATAGTCCTGGCACATAAGGAAAGTGGTTTGAGCTGCAAAGCTTGCATTTTGTTTGTGATTGTGAATCTACATATGCACCATGTTCTTTAATTTTGAAATTGGATCATGCTTCTTCAACTTCCCAAATAACTGGTGGTTCTTCTTTATGACTTACGACTTCCAAGTGTACTAGGAGGTCATCTGGGATGCAGTTCTCCTGATGCTTACACATCGACCCTACAAATACAGTTCTCTTGTCCACActccagttgcacaatctaagtTTTCGATTTGTACTGAATGATGAATACTCCATTCTGGACTTTCTAACTGGCTAAATCTGTTTTGCAGCAATCAATCAAGCTGCAGAACAGGTATATTTCTATTTCTGTCTAGATTTAGCAATAGATGCCTACTTTTTCTGAATGAACAGAAAATTTGGTTTTTCATCTCATCATTCAGTTGTTTCTTGTTCCCTGTAGTTTACTGTACACTATTAAGCCAGTTGATAAAAAAAAAGATCTTTATTCAACAATTCACAAGTTTGCACTGAATGATTTCCACGTATGTCTTTCTTTTTAGATTTCACCTTCACTTCTTCAGCAATCGGTCATTGGTTTGCTAGGATCTTCACACTATCATCCAAATTGTTGTTTTTCtaaaataaatactccctccgttcgtaaatataagtctttttagagatttcattaggggactacatacgaaacaaaacgagtgaatctacattctaaattatgtctatatacatccgtatgtagttttctacatacgaaacaaaatgagtgaatctacattctaaatgaaacctctaaaaagacttatatttaggaacggagagagtaaattttaaaaaaatacatGTCCATCATATTGTCGCGTAAACATTTAAAATACACATATATCAATAGAAGCCATTCTATTAGGGATGGCAGAGTAGTGAGATAACTTGCATTGCACAAGTAATACGTAACTGTCTCCAGTCTCTTTCACACTTGTTGGACTGATCATGCCTTCACCACCTGTAGTGTGCTGAGTGTTTGCTGATAGCCTAAGATAGCCTCCACTTGGTCTTGGGTCTTCCACTTGAAAACAATTCGGCACCACTTTGTATAATCACTCATCATTGAGGCTTAATCTATCACTTTGCAGGGTACTGGAAGGTTGAGCTAGTATGTTACTCGGTGGGTTTGACTCT harbors:
- the LOC123409800 gene encoding V-type proton ATPase subunit e1-like — protein: MGFLVTSAIFFLAGFIACMFSLLCCNRGASTNIFHLTLVITATVCCWMMWAIVYLAQMKPLINPILSGE
- the LOC123407702 gene encoding uncharacterized protein LOC123407702 → MAVDDLLPFPVPPYAPQVAASLALAAAAHFLHVPSLLLYAVHTYIHPDAVPSTGPRAVLRPPGSAAPSGKRGGGAAPASDGSAQLYRLRLSHATLASRPHFAGFHLSLLLPLALLPPALLLPPPRSPAAPLAPLLPLAFLFVALLRQVALASPPRPAHLVASLAALLAATVLSSSPFAGSVASLAALPAWRFARAFWLGTDQPRTGLAVLASSAPARLLLHLAVLVSSAASILQCCGFVDGPELEVKLLAAAAGLQLLASRAAVQMYLNEAVFCWYQRLHANRAPDTEYGRAKVFLHNHHLCAAATQFVAPPLLVLSLLALWWVQGKDFFEGVEGLDWLVGWSVAMKEAALLAARWVVAVWSAVTVGALVGYKRGWLFVL